The genomic segment CCTCAGGGCCCGGGAATCGCTGGGAAAGCGTTTCGAGGACGTCTTCCCGGCGGACGTCTACGCCTCCATCCTGAAGGCCTTGGGGACCGACAGCCTGGCGGCCTCGGCGGAGACCGCCAACATCTACAAACTCTTCATGGAGAACGTCCAGGGCGAGGCCCGCTTCATCAACCTGAGCGTGAGCCCCTTCCTGGACTCCGCCGGGCAGCCCATCGGCACCCTCATGGTCTTCGACGACATCACGGCCAAGGTCCAGCTCGAGAAACAGCTCCTCCAGACGGAGAAACTGTCCTCCCTGGGCCTCATCACCGCCGGCGTGGCCCACGAGGTCAACACCCCGCTGACGGGGATCAGCAGCTTCACCCAGTTCCTGATCAACGAACTTCCCTCCGAAAGCCCTCACCAGGATATCCTCCGGAAGATCGAGAAGCAGTGTTTCCGGGCCTCGGACATCGTGAGCAACCTCCTGAACTTCTCCCGGATGAACACCGACGAGTTCCTCGAAGTGCAGGTGAACAAGGTCATCGAGGAAACCGTGAACCTGATCGAGCACCAGTTCCGGAAGCAGCAGACCGCCCTGGACCGCCACCTCCAGCCCGACCTCCCCGTGGTCAAGGGCAACGAGGGCCGGCTGATGCAGGTCTTCATCAACATCCTCCTCAACGCCCGCGACGCGGTCTCCGCCAACGGCCGGGTGACGATCCGGACCTTCTCGGACGACAAGTTCGTCAACATCCAGATCATGGACAACGGCCGGGGAATCCCGACCGACATGATCCACCGGATCTACGACCCCTTCTTCACCACCAAGGACACCGGCAAGGGGACGGGCCTGGGGCTGGCGGTCAGCTACGGCATCGTCCAGGAGCACGCCGGACGCATTTTCGTGGACAGCCGCCCCGGCGAGGGGAGCTGCTTCACCATCAAACTCCCGCGCGGCAGGAAGGCCTCGGCCACCGTGGCCTGATCAAGGACACCCTTTCATGAACCAGGAAAACGACAACCGGCCCGAACGAATCCTCCTCATCGACGACGAGGAGATCATGCACGACGTGGTCTCCACCCTCCTGCGGAAGGAGAAGTACCACCTGGACACCGCCTTCAACGGCGACACCGGCCTCGAGCTCTTCTCCTCGCAGCCCTGCGACCTCGTGCTGCTCGATTTCATGCTCCCCGGGCGGGACGGCCTCGAGGTCCTGCGGGAGATCCGCCAGATGGACGCCAACGCCGTGGTCATCATGATCACGGCCTTCGGGACCATTGAGAACGCGGTCCAGGCGGTCAAGGACGGGGCCTACGACTTCGTGGCCAAGCCTTTCAAGAACGAGGAGATGCTCCTCGTCATCAAGAACGGGCTCCAGAAGCGGCGCCTGGTGATGGAGAACCTCTACCTGCGCCAGAGCTTCCTGGTCCAGGCCTCCTTCGACGCCATCATCGGGAAATCCCACGGCATGCAGGAGATCTTCCGGCTCATCCAGCAGGTGGCCCCCACCAAGAGCACGGTCCTGATCGTCGGGGAGAGCGGAACCGGAAAGGAACTGGTGGCCAAGGCCATCCACAACTGCTCCACCCGGGCGGACCAGCCCTTCATCCCCCTCAACTGCGGCAACATCCCCGGGGAACTCCTCGAGAGCGAGCTGTTCGGTTACAAGAAAGGCGCGTTCACCGGCGCCGTCGCCACCAAGAAGGGCCTTTTCGAAGCCGCCGGCGGCGGGACCATCTTCCTGGACGAGATCGGGAACCTCAGCATGGAACTCCAGGCCAAGCTCCTCCGTGTCATCCAGGAGCGGGAATTCCGGCGGTTGGGGGACCTCGAGAGCATCAAGGTGGACGTCCGCCTTCTCTCCGCCTCCAACGAGGACCTCAAGGACCTGGTCGCCCAGGGCCGGTTCCGGGAAGACCTCTTCTATCGCCTCAACGTCATCAAGATGGACATCCCGCCCCTGCGGAAGCGCCCGGAGGACATCCCGCTGCTGGTCCACCACTTCGTCGAGAAGTACTGCCGGGAGAACGAAAAACCGCTCTGCACCCTCGACAAGCAGGCCATGGGGATCCTCATGAACCACGCCTGGCCCGGCAACGTGCGGGAACTCGAGAACGCCCTGGAGCGGGCCGTGGTCTTGAGCGGCGAAGACCGGATCATCACCCCCGACCTGTTCCCCCCCGAGCTCCTCCCCCAGGCCGCCCCCATGCCCCGCCCGCCCGACATGCTGCCGGAAGGGGTCTCCCTCAAGGACGCCCTGGCGTCCTACGAACGGAACCTCATCCTGGCCGCACTGGAGCGGTCGGGGGGAAGCCAGAAGCGGGCCGCCCAGTCCCTGGGGCTCAACGCCACCACCCTGAACGAGAAGATCAAGCGACTGGGGATCCGGACCACCGCCGGGCCGGAACCTGCGACCCTGCCCTGAGCGCGGGCCCGGGAGGAGACGGCATGAAAGTCAAGCGTCGGGAGAGCCGGCCGGTCAGGGTGGGGGAAATCTGCATCGGCGGGGGGGCCCCGGTCTCCGTCCAGTCCATGACCAACACCGACCCCCACGACGCCTCCGCCACGTCGGCGCAGGTCCGCCGCCTCGCCGACGCCGGCTGTGAACTGGTCCGCCTGGCGGTCCCCGACCGGGCCGCCGCGGAAACGCTGGCCGCCGTCTGTCGGGAGTCCCCCGTCCCCCTGGCGGCAGACATCCACTTCGACTACCGGCTCGCCCTGGCCGCCCTGGACGCCGGCGTCGCCAAGCTGCGCCTCAACCCCGG from the Acidobacteriota bacterium genome contains:
- a CDS encoding sigma-54-dependent Fis family transcriptional regulator encodes the protein MNQENDNRPERILLIDDEEIMHDVVSTLLRKEKYHLDTAFNGDTGLELFSSQPCDLVLLDFMLPGRDGLEVLREIRQMDANAVVIMITAFGTIENAVQAVKDGAYDFVAKPFKNEEMLLVIKNGLQKRRLVMENLYLRQSFLVQASFDAIIGKSHGMQEIFRLIQQVAPTKSTVLIVGESGTGKELVAKAIHNCSTRADQPFIPLNCGNIPGELLESELFGYKKGAFTGAVATKKGLFEAAGGGTIFLDEIGNLSMELQAKLLRVIQEREFRRLGDLESIKVDVRLLSASNEDLKDLVAQGRFREDLFYRLNVIKMDIPPLRKRPEDIPLLVHHFVEKYCRENEKPLCTLDKQAMGILMNHAWPGNVRELENALERAVVLSGEDRIITPDLFPPELLPQAAPMPRPPDMLPEGVSLKDALASYERNLILAALERSGGSQKRAAQSLGLNATTLNEKIKRLGIRTTAGPEPATLP